A single region of the Sphingobium sp. EP60837 genome encodes:
- a CDS encoding ParA family protein, with protein MAKDPALATIAVYSLKGGVGKTTFAINLAWASACISKRRTLLWDLDPQAASSWLISTDSKSRDAAQAIFSKDVEVRKLIQPSTVQGLDLIAADTSLRSLDHLFREMDKKKRLAKLIETVGKDYDRIILDCPPGLTETSEQVLRAADMIVIPVIPSPLAQRAMGEVARYLVQRGGSHPPIMPVYSMVDRRRALHRAAIEAQPAWPAIPMASAVEQMAVRRKPLGAFAATSPPAQAFGNLWTGIERQVQSR; from the coding sequence ATGGCAAAGGATCCGGCATTGGCGACCATCGCCGTTTACAGCCTCAAAGGGGGCGTGGGTAAAACCACCTTCGCGATCAATCTGGCCTGGGCGTCCGCCTGCATTTCGAAAAGGCGGACGCTCCTCTGGGATCTTGATCCGCAGGCCGCGTCCAGCTGGCTTATCTCCACCGACAGCAAAAGCCGCGACGCCGCGCAGGCGATCTTCAGCAAGGATGTCGAAGTCCGCAAGCTGATCCAGCCATCGACCGTTCAGGGCCTGGACCTGATCGCCGCCGACACTTCCCTGCGCAGCCTCGATCATCTGTTTCGGGAAATGGACAAGAAGAAGCGGCTCGCCAAACTGATCGAGACTGTCGGCAAGGATTACGACCGCATCATCCTGGATTGCCCGCCCGGCCTCACCGAAACCAGCGAGCAAGTGCTGCGCGCCGCCGACATGATCGTGATCCCGGTCATCCCCTCCCCACTGGCTCAGCGCGCGATGGGAGAGGTCGCCCGCTATCTCGTCCAGCGGGGCGGCAGCCATCCGCCGATCATGCCCGTCTATTCCATGGTCGATCGCCGCCGCGCCCTCCACCGCGCCGCGATAGAAGCACAGCCCGCATGGCCTGCCATCCCCATGGCCAGCGCGGTCGAACAAATGGCCGTCCGCCGCAAACCACTAGGCGCCTTCGCCGCCACTTCTCCACCGGCACAAGCGTTCGGCAATCTATGGACGGGGATCGAACGCCAGGTGCAGAGCCGCTAG
- a CDS encoding cupin domain-containing protein, with product MTQAMAIETRSFYDLRAFARAAAIPSEAYGDPFLTSRAALGLPEGAVSIYLIALPQGRGRVQSLPDDEFLILLDGTLTLETAEGATQLSTNQSAVITKGTGFTWSSREGARLIAMRRNGSPEAPPAIILIDEDAPLESSGTPLAELLVGPTPSCRNFTDYRSADGEFVCGTWDSTPYHRLSMAYRHYELMYLLEGNVTFIDGAGREGTFRKGDIFLVEQGAHCSWDSREHVKKVYAIYRPI from the coding sequence ATGACCCAAGCCATGGCCATCGAAACCCGCAGCTTCTACGATCTGCGCGCTTTTGCCCGCGCCGCCGCAATCCCATCCGAAGCATATGGCGACCCCTTCCTGACCAGCCGCGCCGCTCTCGGCCTTCCCGAAGGTGCAGTCTCGATCTACCTCATCGCCCTCCCCCAGGGCCGCGGCCGGGTGCAAAGCCTGCCCGATGACGAGTTCCTCATCCTTCTCGACGGCACGCTCACCCTCGAAACCGCGGAGGGCGCCACGCAGCTTTCCACCAATCAGAGCGCCGTCATCACAAAGGGCACTGGCTTCACCTGGTCCTCGCGGGAAGGCGCACGACTGATCGCGATGCGCCGCAACGGCAGCCCGGAGGCCCCGCCCGCCATCATTCTCATCGATGAAGACGCCCCGCTCGAATCCTCGGGCACGCCCCTCGCCGAACTGCTGGTCGGCCCGACGCCTAGCTGCCGCAACTTCACCGATTATCGGTCAGCAGACGGCGAATTCGTCTGCGGCACCTGGGATTCCACGCCCTATCACCGCCTCTCCATGGCCTATCGCCACTATGAACTTATGTACCTGCTCGAAGGCAACGTGACCTTCATTGATGGCGCAGGCCGCGAGGGCACTTTCCGCAAGGGCGATATCTTCCTGGTGGAGCAGGGCGCGCATTGCAGCTGGGACAGCCGCGAGCATGTGAAGAAAGTCTATGCCATTTACCGGCCCATCTGA
- a CDS encoding class II 3-deoxy-7-phosphoheptulonate synthase, producing MAAKWTPESWREHKGIQMPVYRDAEALAAVEAQLSQFPPLVFAGEARNLKHDLAKVTNGEAFLLQGGDCAESFAEFHPNNIRDTFRVLLQMAVVLTFASKLPIVKVGRMAGQFAKPRSADTETIGGVELPSYRGDNVNDIAFTPEAREPDAQRMVRAYNQSAATLNLVRAFSTGGYASLDRVHGWMLDFMGRSPWAAKFEAMADQIGQALDFMRACGLSPETVPQLGGTSFYTSHEALLLPYEQALTRQDSLTGDWYDTSAHMLWIGDRTRFEGSAHIEYLRGIGNPIGMKCGPSLEPDALIRLLDILNPSREAGRITLITRYGHDKIEAGLPKLVRAVLREGHPVVWSCDPMHGNVIKAANGYKTRPFDRILAEVRGFFAVHRAEGSFGGGIHAEMTGQNVTECTGGAIAITDEGLADRYHTHCDPRLNAAQSLELAFLLAEMLNEELKERRVAA from the coding sequence GTGGCGGCGAAGTGGACGCCGGAAAGCTGGCGGGAGCATAAGGGCATTCAGATGCCCGTCTATCGTGACGCGGAGGCGCTCGCCGCCGTGGAGGCGCAGCTCAGCCAGTTTCCCCCGCTCGTCTTTGCCGGCGAAGCGCGCAACCTGAAGCACGACCTCGCCAAGGTCACCAATGGCGAGGCTTTCCTGCTGCAGGGCGGCGATTGTGCCGAGAGCTTCGCGGAGTTCCACCCGAACAACATCCGCGACACCTTCCGCGTGCTGCTCCAGATGGCGGTGGTCCTTACATTCGCGTCCAAGCTGCCGATCGTGAAGGTCGGCCGCATGGCGGGCCAGTTCGCCAAGCCGCGCTCGGCCGACACCGAAACGATCGGCGGCGTGGAACTGCCCAGCTATCGCGGCGACAATGTCAACGACATTGCCTTCACGCCCGAAGCGCGGGAGCCTGACGCGCAGCGCATGGTCCGGGCCTACAACCAGTCAGCCGCGACGCTGAACCTGGTGCGCGCTTTCTCGACCGGCGGTTACGCCAGCCTGGATCGGGTGCATGGCTGGATGCTCGATTTCATGGGCCGCAGCCCTTGGGCCGCGAAGTTCGAAGCCATGGCGGATCAGATCGGCCAGGCGCTCGACTTCATGCGCGCCTGCGGTCTGTCGCCCGAAACCGTGCCGCAGCTCGGCGGAACCAGCTTCTACACCAGCCATGAAGCGCTGCTGCTCCCCTATGAGCAGGCGCTGACCCGGCAGGATTCACTGACCGGCGACTGGTATGACACGTCCGCGCACATGCTTTGGATCGGCGACCGCACGCGGTTCGAAGGCTCGGCGCATATCGAATATCTGCGCGGCATCGGCAATCCGATCGGCATGAAGTGCGGCCCGAGCCTTGAGCCCGACGCCCTCATCCGCCTGCTCGACATCTTGAACCCCTCGCGCGAGGCGGGCCGCATCACGCTCATCACGCGCTACGGTCATGACAAGATCGAGGCGGGCCTGCCCAAGCTGGTCCGCGCGGTGCTGCGCGAAGGCCATCCGGTGGTCTGGTCCTGCGACCCCATGCACGGCAATGTCATCAAGGCGGCCAATGGCTACAAAACCCGCCCGTTCGACCGCATCCTGGCCGAAGTGCGCGGCTTCTTCGCCGTGCACCGTGCCGAAGGCAGCTTCGGCGGCGGCATCCATGCCGAAATGACCGGCCAGAATGTGACGGAATGCACCGGCGGCGCCATCGCCATCACCGATGAGGGCCTAGCCGACCGCTACCACACCCATTGCGACCCGCGCCTCAACGCGGCGCAGAGCCTCGAACTCGCCTTCCTGCTTGCGGAAATGCTGAACGAGGAACTGAAGGAACGCCGCGTCGCGGCCTGA